Proteins encoded in a region of the Streptomyces sp. NBC_00310 genome:
- a CDS encoding helix-turn-helix domain-containing protein yields MTGGPGTVTVRSAWHAVPRLQVREFAAIAMAEAPALAEEILREIRREYPHLPVVLDDSGEPMALIGIRRAIEVFVQHLETAEGRPRVPPGVFQEFGRGEGLHGRSLDSLQAIYRLGVRLAWRRFAEIGQRVEIPPPAMYELVDAGYEYLDGLVDQSVRGYAEAAARQAGERLRLQRRLMELLLAEHHRGDPADALTERAARIGWSLPEKVAVGVLLRPAREAMAPAVGQGVLLDMEYEQPRMVVPEPDAAGRPELLHRALTGWSGAIGPPVPLADAAKSLRWAEAAVRLMERRLLPGGEVLHCTEHTEALVLLQPEELIDDLALRCLAPLAHCGPTHGRRLAETLLAWLETRGGAPEIATRLGVHPQTVRYRLRQIRELWGGEIDDPDRRFELELVLRAQRLRGELGDPRGRR; encoded by the coding sequence GTGACCGGAGGCCCGGGAACCGTCACCGTCCGCTCCGCCTGGCATGCCGTGCCACGCCTCCAGGTGCGCGAGTTCGCCGCGATCGCCATGGCCGAGGCCCCCGCCCTCGCCGAGGAGATCCTGCGCGAGATCCGCCGCGAGTACCCGCATCTGCCCGTCGTCCTCGACGACTCCGGCGAGCCGATGGCCCTCATCGGCATCCGCCGCGCGATCGAGGTCTTCGTCCAGCACCTGGAGACCGCCGAGGGCCGACCACGCGTACCTCCGGGCGTCTTCCAGGAGTTCGGCCGGGGCGAGGGTCTGCACGGCCGCAGCCTCGACTCGCTCCAGGCGATCTACCGCCTCGGCGTACGTCTCGCCTGGCGCCGTTTCGCGGAGATCGGCCAGCGGGTGGAGATCCCGCCGCCCGCGATGTACGAGCTCGTCGACGCCGGATACGAGTATCTGGACGGCCTGGTGGACCAGTCGGTGCGCGGCTACGCGGAGGCGGCGGCCCGGCAGGCGGGCGAACGGCTGCGACTGCAACGCCGACTCATGGAACTCCTCCTCGCCGAGCACCACCGGGGCGACCCGGCCGACGCGCTCACCGAACGCGCGGCCCGGATCGGCTGGAGCCTCCCGGAGAAGGTCGCGGTCGGTGTGCTGTTACGTCCCGCCCGCGAGGCCATGGCACCCGCCGTCGGCCAGGGCGTCCTGCTCGACATGGAGTACGAGCAGCCCCGCATGGTCGTCCCCGAACCGGACGCGGCCGGCCGCCCCGAACTCCTCCACCGCGCCCTGACCGGCTGGTCCGGCGCGATCGGCCCACCGGTGCCGCTGGCCGACGCGGCGAAGTCGCTGCGCTGGGCGGAGGCCGCCGTACGCCTGATGGAACGCCGGCTGCTGCCCGGCGGCGAGGTCCTGCACTGCACCGAGCACACCGAGGCCCTCGTCCTCCTCCAGCCCGAGGAACTGATCGACGACCTCGCCCTGCGCTGCCTCGCCCCCCTGGCCCACTGCGGCCCCACCCACGGCCGCCGCCTCGCCGAGACCCTCCTCGCCTGGCTGGAGACCCGCGGCGGCGCCCCCGAGATCGCCACCCGACTGGGTGTGCACCCGCAAACCGTCCGCTATCGCCTCCGTCAGATCCGCGAACTCTGGGGCGGCGAGATCGACGACCCCGACCGCCGCTTCGAACTGGAACTGGTGCTCAGGGCGCAACGCCTGCGGGGCGAACTGGGGGACCCGCGCGGCAGACGCTGA
- a CDS encoding condensation protein: protein MTALDHPARDEAAHGPVRIPFPVVDEVSRHCLQEEEPETVHIEVHLPGRLDPDRLRTAFTAALRTHPRILMREAPGRWYRRRYEWELTEEPEVEVVAFLPAGPHALRDARTRALMEAPPLTLSPPIRLEVVEGAGPAVGSEACDDVGHAVGRPGARSTGEMLRGSAVRGASAPAATTAAPPTGTVLFLTINHTALDGPACLRILATAAQLYGGEDNAPTAPPVRTAPTPDEPTPPETEPPSNWARPARVAPGTPEPSPGNGLLVTDLPVPRRPKSAPYTVNDQLMVATALMLAHWNREHGAHPRPLRITMPVDDRPRDSEMPIGNGTRLVEVPFSPAELNPSHTPLPTLLHRTADRTRALKSLQRPQLGHGASLLTAPVVPVSWRAALTRGLRRAAAPWTSTTLLSNIGRIPYALDFGEGAGRAHAVWFSAPARMPRGLTVTTASTAGRLHLALRWSRALLGHGDGAHLRDLFEHYLHATEEDTE from the coding sequence ATGACGGCGCTGGACCACCCCGCACGGGACGAGGCCGCCCACGGGCCCGTCCGCATCCCCTTCCCAGTGGTCGACGAGGTGTCCCGGCACTGCCTCCAGGAGGAGGAACCGGAGACCGTCCACATCGAGGTCCACCTCCCCGGCCGCCTCGACCCCGACCGCCTCCGCACCGCCTTCACCGCCGCCCTCCGCACCCACCCCCGCATCCTCATGCGGGAGGCGCCGGGGCGGTGGTACCGCCGCCGCTACGAGTGGGAGCTGACGGAGGAGCCCGAGGTCGAGGTGGTGGCCTTCCTGCCGGCGGGCCCGCACGCGCTGCGGGACGCGCGGACGAGGGCCCTGATGGAGGCCCCTCCGCTGACGCTGTCGCCGCCGATCCGCCTGGAGGTGGTGGAGGGAGCGGGACCGGCGGTGGGAAGCGAGGCGTGCGACGACGTGGGCCATGCGGTCGGGCGCCCGGGGGCGAGGTCGACCGGGGAGATGCTCCGCGGCTCCGCGGTACGAGGTGCCTCCGCGCCCGCAGCTACGACGGCTGCCCCTCCCACCGGCACCGTCCTCTTCCTCACCATCAACCACACCGCCCTCGACGGCCCCGCCTGCCTCCGCATCCTGGCCACCGCGGCGCAGCTGTACGGCGGCGAGGACAACGCCCCCACGGCCCCACCCGTCCGCACCGCCCCCACCCCGGACGAACCGACACCACCCGAGACGGAACCCCCCTCCAACTGGGCCCGCCCCGCCCGAGTGGCCCCCGGCACCCCCGAGCCCTCCCCCGGCAACGGCCTGCTCGTCACCGACCTCCCCGTCCCCCGCCGCCCGAAGTCCGCGCCGTACACCGTGAACGACCAGCTCATGGTCGCCACGGCCCTGATGCTCGCCCACTGGAACCGGGAACACGGCGCCCACCCCCGCCCCCTCCGCATCACCATGCCCGTGGACGACCGTCCGAGGGACTCGGAGATGCCGATAGGCAACGGCACCCGTCTGGTCGAAGTCCCCTTCTCTCCGGCCGAGTTGAACCCGTCCCACACCCCCCTGCCCACCCTCCTCCACCGCACGGCGGACCGCACCCGCGCCCTGAAGTCCCTCCAGCGCCCCCAACTGGGCCACGGGGCATCCCTGTTGACGGCGCCGGTGGTCCCCGTCTCCTGGCGCGCGGCCCTCACCCGGGGCCTGCGCAGAGCCGCCGCCCCCTGGACCTCGACCACCCTGCTCAGCAACATCGGCCGCATCCCGTACGCGCTGGACTTCGGCGAGGGAGCCGGCCGCGCGCACGCCGTGTGGTTCTCGGCCCCCGCCCGTATGCCCCGCGGCCTCACCGTCACGACCGCCTCCACCGCGGGCCGCCTCCACCTGGCCCTGCGCTGGTCCCGTGCCCTGCTCGGCCACGGCGACGGCGCCCACCTCCGCGACCTCTTCGAGCACTATCTGCACGCGACGGAAGAGGACACCGAGTAA
- a CDS encoding class I SAM-dependent methyltransferase: MKDPSFRRSLTLFRAFMREQDDPEYCYALLARDAVDQVEAYGGGPVDGLTVVDVGGGSGYFTEEFRRRGAQAYLFEPDLRELGAKPPDGAVVADGYLLPLADGVADVTFTSNVLEHVADPPTFISELVRVTRPGGLIYVSFTNWLSPWGGHEWAPWHYLGAERARARYRRRTGKDAKHTLGENLFAVHIGRTLRQVRGRDDVTVVSARSRYWPFLAETVVKAPGLREFATWNLLLILRRCPP; this comes from the coding sequence ATGAAGGATCCCTCTTTTCGGCGGTCCCTCACCCTCTTCCGGGCCTTCATGCGGGAGCAGGACGATCCCGAGTACTGCTACGCGCTGCTGGCCCGCGATGCCGTCGATCAGGTCGAGGCGTACGGCGGCGGGCCCGTCGACGGGCTGACCGTCGTCGATGTCGGCGGCGGGAGCGGGTACTTCACCGAGGAGTTCCGGCGGCGGGGTGCGCAGGCGTATCTCTTCGAGCCGGACCTGCGGGAGTTGGGGGCGAAGCCGCCGGACGGGGCCGTCGTCGCCGACGGGTACCTCCTCCCCCTGGCCGACGGGGTCGCCGACGTCACCTTCACCTCCAACGTGTTGGAGCACGTCGCCGATCCGCCGACGTTCATCAGTGAGCTCGTACGGGTGACGCGGCCCGGCGGGCTGATCTATGTGTCGTTCACGAACTGGCTGTCCCCGTGGGGCGGGCACGAGTGGGCACCCTGGCACTACCTGGGGGCGGAGCGGGCGCGGGCCCGCTATCGGCGCCGTACCGGGAAGGACGCCAAGCACACGCTCGGCGAGAACCTCTTCGCCGTGCACATCGGACGCACTCTGCGGCAGGTGCGCGGCCGGGACGACGTGACGGTCGTGTCGGCGCGCTCCCGCTACTGGCCGTTTCTCGCGGAGACCGTCGTGAAGGCGCCGGGGCTCCGTGAGTTCGCCACCTGGAACCTCCTCCTCATTCTCCGGCGGTGTCCACCATGA
- a CDS encoding alpha-(1->3)-arabinofuranosyltransferase, with product MTSTVQAPPPAPVRPAGTTEGPPEGPRSRRWLLGFWAVVFVLLVAAQPGRQTFDTKLGVTTDPWQFVSDLGQLWHDRGGFGGIQDQYVGYLWPMLPYYGLTDLVGLPVWLAERLWLSLIVSVAFWGALRLAERLGVGSSASRLLAASAYALWPVFTTVVGSTSAAALPGAFLPWVLLPLTNERYSARVAALRSALVIPFMGGVNAAATLASLLPVGLYLLTRTPGARQRRLIAWWVPGVILATAWWVIPLLLLGFHGENFLPYVESSQTTTATMSATEALRGAGNWVAYLNFGEAWLPAGWSVAASVLVILSSACAAGLGLAGLARRDMPERRWLVLTVLVVALITLAGYGGVFGAPFHGVVQDWLNGGLAPFRNIYKFQTGLALALVLGLAHLVGVAAQAHGARRVRGRRFAPLIAAVLVVPGLLWPYLNGSVLQPGSYQELPKYWQATADWLEKYSPDSRALVVPATAHGIHTWGTTVDQPLDVLAESRWAQRDYVPFGTAGNRRAMDAVEQALLTGGEVPGLGDYLSRAGLYYVVVRNDLDPDQIGSVPTTTVKRTLEQSGYERVTGLGPVMTGRRIAEGTPLQVEGLYARQRAVEIYRPAEDVPRPGQAGLKAIADTAVVSGGPESLLPLAADPELRDRATVLTGDNHPGLGTPAVQVVGDGLRRADTRFGLVNANTSYTYTANERNPSGSVQNPGEQPKQILPVSGLDHQTVAELRGATSVTASTSGNWLFHLPQYDPVNAFDGDRDTAWAEGAAGSADGEWLRIDFDGSQDLPETFEVTPLPQDGVRSAPTRIKVETERGSRSTNLQADGSTQTVNARPGETSWLKITILDSAERHTGLVGAGFSEIDIPGVKVTRMLRLPTDAKESDASAEVVSLQRAADPTGLSPTGTEPGLHRTFATTTAGTYEVKATAVPVPGEELDRLLYEVAPEQQTRITATAESTASLGAGLSPRNLTDGDLTTAWIAGDDPTIHLSWKDRWPVGSLVLAPAGGLSTRPTQVEISSPDGAVIAGVDENGWVRFDPINTDQLDVTVTETAPLTVHNPVADDDLQLPVGLTEAYIPALDQYRTPQPAPTRDFELPCGKGPVVEVDGTLYDTSARGTVRDLVERRSIDLTLCQNDRADAKVELGAADRHTVESDDSGALAVSTVTLTRGPVAEPAATGRDLGIRDWLGDRRAVTVGDGAASYLTTYENYNDGWKATLNGRELTPVRLDGWQQGWRIPGGAGGTVNLSYEPSVTYEAGLIGAGVGLVALIGLALRRRQEPNPDEPQPTPPGPGLWLGTVALTLVGVVIAGFFALLVPLLALLAWKRHTLLVPIAFLALAGAGIAAAFGAGEPVAADEGAFGHVAQLLALIGLFAALVSVGVDARSTPGRPGSTRRFEVPPGAQAPTEPLPRRRRTDKPLNGGPGGPGGSAGGGGSVASPTISARGPGSAQGEPDTPTRRIPFTKPKFRATPPEDDGRPGNGGTGNGGTGNGGTGKGDPV from the coding sequence ATGACGAGCACGGTCCAGGCTCCACCTCCCGCGCCGGTACGGCCGGCGGGCACGACCGAGGGACCTCCCGAGGGCCCTCGGTCGCGGCGCTGGCTGCTGGGGTTCTGGGCCGTGGTGTTCGTTCTGCTGGTCGCCGCGCAACCGGGGCGGCAGACCTTCGACACCAAGCTCGGGGTCACCACCGATCCCTGGCAGTTCGTCTCCGATCTCGGTCAGCTGTGGCACGACCGGGGCGGGTTCGGCGGCATCCAGGACCAGTACGTCGGCTATCTGTGGCCGATGCTGCCGTACTACGGGCTGACCGATCTGGTCGGGCTGCCGGTGTGGCTCGCGGAGCGGCTGTGGCTGTCGCTGATCGTGTCGGTGGCCTTCTGGGGTGCGCTGCGACTGGCTGAGCGGTTGGGGGTCGGGAGCTCCGCGTCGCGTCTGTTGGCCGCCTCCGCCTATGCGTTGTGGCCCGTGTTCACCACCGTCGTCGGGTCGACCTCGGCCGCCGCGCTGCCGGGGGCCTTCCTGCCGTGGGTGCTGCTGCCGCTCACGAACGAGCGGTACAGCGCGCGGGTGGCGGCCCTGCGGTCGGCGCTCGTCATTCCGTTCATGGGCGGGGTCAACGCGGCCGCGACTCTGGCCTCGTTGCTGCCCGTCGGGCTGTATCTGCTCACCCGGACGCCGGGGGCCCGGCAGCGCCGGCTGATCGCCTGGTGGGTGCCCGGGGTGATCCTGGCGACCGCGTGGTGGGTGATCCCGCTGCTGCTGCTCGGTTTCCACGGGGAGAACTTCCTTCCCTACGTGGAGAGTTCGCAGACCACGACGGCCACGATGTCCGCCACCGAGGCACTGCGCGGCGCCGGGAACTGGGTGGCGTACCTGAACTTCGGTGAGGCCTGGCTGCCGGCCGGCTGGTCCGTCGCCGCCTCCGTGCTCGTGATCCTGTCGTCGGCGTGTGCGGCGGGGCTGGGGCTGGCCGGGCTCGCGCGGCGGGACATGCCCGAGCGGCGGTGGCTGGTGCTGACCGTGCTGGTCGTCGCGCTGATCACGCTCGCCGGGTACGGCGGGGTGTTCGGGGCGCCCTTCCACGGGGTGGTCCAGGACTGGCTGAACGGAGGGCTCGCGCCCTTCCGCAACATCTACAAGTTCCAGACCGGACTGGCTCTCGCGCTCGTCCTGGGGCTGGCACATCTGGTGGGGGTGGCCGCGCAGGCGCACGGGGCCCGCCGGGTGCGGGGCCGGCGGTTCGCGCCGCTGATCGCCGCCGTGCTCGTCGTTCCCGGGCTGCTGTGGCCGTACCTCAACGGGTCGGTCCTGCAACCGGGTTCGTACCAGGAGCTGCCCAAGTACTGGCAGGCGACGGCGGACTGGCTGGAGAAGTACTCCCCCGATTCACGGGCGCTGGTCGTGCCGGCCACCGCGCACGGCATCCACACCTGGGGCACCACCGTCGACCAGCCCCTCGACGTGCTCGCCGAGTCCCGCTGGGCGCAACGCGACTACGTGCCCTTCGGCACCGCCGGCAACCGGCGCGCCATGGACGCCGTCGAGCAGGCGCTGCTGACGGGCGGCGAAGTGCCGGGGCTCGGCGACTACTTGAGCCGGGCAGGTCTGTACTACGTCGTCGTACGCAACGACCTGGACCCCGACCAGATCGGCTCGGTGCCGACGACGACCGTGAAGCGGACCCTGGAGCAGTCCGGGTACGAACGGGTGACGGGACTCGGGCCGGTGATGACCGGCAGGCGGATCGCCGAGGGCACCCCGCTCCAGGTCGAGGGGCTGTACGCGCGGCAGCGGGCGGTGGAGATCTACCGTCCGGCCGAGGACGTGCCGCGCCCCGGGCAGGCCGGGCTGAAGGCCATCGCGGACACGGCCGTCGTCTCCGGCGGTCCCGAGTCGCTGCTGCCGCTGGCCGCCGACCCGGAGCTGCGCGACCGTGCCACCGTGCTGACCGGCGACAACCACCCCGGTCTCGGCACCCCGGCCGTGCAGGTGGTGGGCGACGGGCTGCGCCGCGCGGACACCCGGTTCGGCCTGGTCAACGCCAACACGTCGTACACGTATACGGCGAACGAGCGGAACCCGAGCGGGAGCGTGCAGAACCCCGGTGAGCAGCCGAAACAGATCCTGCCGGTGTCGGGCCTCGACCATCAGACGGTGGCCGAGCTGCGCGGCGCCACGTCGGTGACCGCGTCGACCAGCGGCAACTGGCTGTTCCATCTGCCGCAGTACGACCCGGTGAACGCCTTCGACGGCGACCGGGACACCGCCTGGGCGGAGGGCGCGGCCGGGTCGGCGGACGGGGAGTGGCTGCGGATCGACTTCGACGGCAGTCAGGACCTACCGGAGACGTTCGAGGTCACGCCGTTGCCGCAGGACGGGGTGCGGTCCGCGCCGACGCGGATCAAGGTGGAGACCGAGCGCGGCTCACGCTCCACGAACCTGCAGGCCGACGGCTCCACCCAGACGGTCAACGCCCGTCCCGGTGAGACGAGTTGGCTGAAGATCACGATCCTCGACTCGGCGGAGCGGCACACCGGTCTGGTCGGCGCGGGCTTCTCCGAGATCGACATCCCCGGGGTCAAGGTCACCCGGATGCTGCGGCTGCCGACCGACGCGAAGGAGTCCGACGCCTCCGCCGAGGTGGTCTCGCTCCAGCGGGCCGCCGACCCGACCGGCCTCTCCCCCACGGGCACGGAACCCGGGCTGCACCGCACCTTCGCCACCACCACGGCGGGCACGTACGAGGTGAAGGCGACGGCCGTCCCCGTGCCGGGCGAGGAGCTGGACAGGCTGCTGTACGAGGTGGCTCCCGAGCAGCAGACCAGGATCACGGCGACCGCCGAATCCACGGCCTCCCTCGGGGCCGGGCTCTCGCCGCGCAACCTCACCGACGGCGACCTGACCACGGCGTGGATCGCGGGCGACGACCCGACGATCCATCTCAGCTGGAAGGACAGGTGGCCGGTCGGCTCGCTCGTCCTGGCCCCAGCGGGCGGCCTCTCGACCCGTCCGACGCAGGTCGAGATCAGCTCCCCGGACGGCGCGGTCATCGCCGGTGTCGACGAGAACGGCTGGGTCCGCTTCGACCCGATCAACACCGACCAGCTCGACGTCACCGTCACCGAGACGGCGCCCCTGACCGTGCACAACCCCGTCGCCGACGACGACCTGCAACTCCCGGTCGGCCTCACGGAGGCGTACATCCCGGCTCTCGACCAGTACCGCACCCCACAGCCCGCCCCGACCCGGGACTTCGAGCTCCCGTGCGGCAAGGGCCCGGTGGTCGAGGTCGACGGGACGCTGTACGACACGAGCGCGCGGGGGACGGTGCGGGACCTGGTGGAGCGCCGGTCGATCGATCTGACGCTCTGCCAGAACGACCGCGCCGACGCGAAGGTGGAGCTCGGCGCGGCCGACCGGCACACCGTCGAGTCCGACGACTCGGGCGCCCTGGCCGTCTCCACCGTCACCCTCACCCGGGGCCCGGTCGCCGAACCGGCCGCCACTGGACGGGACTTGGGGATACGGGACTGGCTCGGCGACCGACGCGCGGTCACCGTCGGCGACGGCGCGGCCTCCTACCTGACGACGTACGAGAACTACAACGACGGCTGGAAGGCCACCCTGAACGGCCGCGAGCTCACCCCCGTGCGGCTCGACGGCTGGCAGCAGGGCTGGCGCATCCCGGGCGGCGCGGGCGGCACGGTCAACCTGTCGTACGAACCGTCCGTCACGTACGAGGCCGGGCTGATCGGCGCCGGTGTGGGCCTCGTGGCCCTGATCGGGCTGGCTCTCCGGCGTCGCCAGGAGCCCAACCCCGACGAGCCGCAGCCCACCCCGCCGGGCCCCGGGCTCTGGCTCGGCACGGTCGCCCTCACCCTCGTGGGCGTGGTCATCGCCGGCTTCTTCGCCCTTCTCGTCCCGCTCCTGGCCCTCCTCGCCTGGAAACGGCACACCCTGCTGGTACCGATCGCCTTCCTCGCCCTGGCCGGCGCGGGCATCGCCGCCGCGTTCGGAGCGGGTGAGCCGGTGGCCGCGGACGAGGGCGCGTTCGGGCATGTGGCCCAACTCCTGGCGCTGATCGGTCTGTTCGCGGCGCTGGTGAGTGTGGGCGTGGACGCGCGGTCCACGCCCGGGCGGCCCGGCTCGACGCGGCGGTTCGAGGTGCCGCCGGGGGCGCAGGCGCCGACGGAGCCGCTTCCGCGGCGCAGGCGGACGGACAAGCCGCTGAACGGTGGGCCGGGCGGGCCAGGAGGGTCCGCGGGAGGTGGCGGGTCCGTGGCGAGTCCGACCATCTCGGCGCGCGGGCCGGGCTCCGCGCAGGGGGAACCGGACACCCCGACCCGGCGGATTCCGTTCACCAAGCCGAAGTTCAGGGCGACACCGCCGGAGGACGACGGCCGTCCGGGGAACGGCGGGACGGGGAACGGCGGCACGGGAAACGGCGGGACGGGTAAGGGGGACCCGGTATGA
- a CDS encoding glycosyltransferase family 4 protein: MPQHVPFSLVEVYPRLDQHRPAGPPQPRRIVFLARRDLGNPAAGGSELLVDRLADGLTKLGHQVTLLCGGPAAYRDYRVVSAGGDLSHHLRAKSAFARQVGDCDLLVEVCNGMPYLAPLWHHGPTMCLVNHVHTDLWQLRFGGPLAPAARLGRRLEHWSLTAAQRRNLLVAVSSSTATALRSIGVERERIRVVHNGVEEPGPRTERSPEPLFVAVGRLVEYKRIDLLLRLWERVRPVTGGRLVIVGDGPERSRLEAMAGPGVEFAGHVSEQEKHRLLCAAWLLLHPSAVEGWGLVVTEAAVRETPSVAFDVPGLRDSVVDGETGVLARGESSFAAAWCALAVSTDRRVLMGKAARERAARYRWERTVRQFRAVAAEAVRGWTP, encoded by the coding sequence ATGCCCCAGCACGTGCCGTTCTCGCTGGTCGAGGTGTATCCGCGCCTGGACCAGCACCGGCCGGCAGGCCCCCCACAGCCGCGCCGGATCGTCTTTCTCGCCCGCCGCGATCTCGGCAATCCGGCGGCGGGGGGCTCCGAGCTCCTCGTCGACCGGCTCGCCGACGGACTGACCAAACTCGGCCACCAGGTCACCCTGCTGTGCGGGGGCCCGGCGGCCTACCGCGACTACCGGGTCGTGTCGGCCGGCGGCGACCTGAGCCACCATCTGCGCGCCAAGTCGGCCTTCGCCCGTCAGGTCGGCGACTGCGACCTCCTCGTCGAGGTCTGCAACGGCATGCCCTACCTCGCGCCGCTCTGGCATCACGGTCCGACGATGTGCCTGGTCAACCATGTGCACACGGATCTGTGGCAGCTGCGGTTCGGCGGCCCCCTGGCGCCGGCCGCGCGGCTCGGCCGAAGACTCGAACACTGGTCGCTGACGGCCGCGCAGCGCCGGAACCTGCTGGTCGCCGTGTCCTCGTCCACGGCCACCGCGCTCCGCTCGATCGGTGTCGAGCGGGAGCGGATACGGGTCGTGCACAACGGGGTCGAGGAGCCCGGGCCGCGCACCGAGCGGTCGCCCGAGCCGCTGTTCGTGGCCGTGGGCCGACTGGTCGAGTACAAGCGGATCGATCTGCTGCTGCGGCTGTGGGAGCGGGTTCGCCCGGTCACGGGCGGGCGGCTGGTGATCGTCGGTGACGGGCCCGAGCGGTCGCGGCTGGAAGCGATGGCCGGCCCCGGTGTGGAGTTCGCCGGGCATGTCTCCGAGCAGGAGAAGCACCGGCTGCTGTGTGCGGCCTGGCTGCTGCTTCATCCCTCCGCGGTGGAGGGGTGGGGGCTGGTCGTCACGGAGGCCGCCGTCCGGGAGACCCCGTCGGTCGCCTTCGATGTGCCCGGTCTGCGGGATTCCGTCGTGGACGGGGAGACCGGGGTGCTGGCCCGGGGGGAGTCCTCCTTCGCCGCGGCGTGGTGTGCGCTGGCGGTGTCGACCGATCGGCGGGTGCTGATGGGGAAGGCCGCGCGGGAGCGGGCCGCGCGGTATCGCTGGGAGCGGACGGTGCGGCAGTTTCGGGCGGTGGCTGCGGAGGCTGTGCGGGGTTGGACGCCTTGA
- a CDS encoding DUF3068 domain-containing protein, whose protein sequence is MRRTASPFSLVLLGLGTFLLVLAPLLAWYVEPRAAVNPIDIDTTAVYTGTGSVFDVEQVKTVPDQEITVTQRVRGDVAESERSGAAVWDVITSVDTEKSLPAADPHDALDFSPHRWVSDRKTNRPVHCCDEKPYIEGEAYLKFPFDVQERSYRWWDNTLGATVTLHYEGRKKIQGYEGLRFTAKVPATRTGTRMVPGALVDEPDRPQVLAEEWYANHGLELVVDQSTGRVLYAQTGPRRTLRAPGGDEDAAVLLDSRKLAFTSATQKFAVDQAEKDSGLLRLVGRTVPIGTAVLGFVLAATGAVLVVRGRRRPDTPESSQAPITM, encoded by the coding sequence ATGCGCCGTACCGCCTCACCGTTCTCCCTGGTCCTGCTCGGTCTCGGGACCTTTCTGCTGGTTCTCGCGCCACTGCTGGCCTGGTACGTCGAGCCACGGGCCGCGGTGAATCCGATCGACATCGACACGACCGCCGTCTACACCGGCACGGGCAGCGTCTTCGACGTGGAGCAGGTGAAGACCGTGCCGGACCAGGAGATCACCGTGACCCAGCGGGTACGCGGCGATGTGGCCGAAAGTGAACGCAGCGGGGCCGCGGTGTGGGACGTGATCACCTCGGTCGACACCGAGAAGTCGCTGCCGGCGGCCGACCCGCACGACGCGCTGGACTTCTCCCCGCACCGCTGGGTCAGCGACCGTAAGACCAACCGTCCGGTGCACTGCTGCGACGAGAAGCCGTACATCGAGGGCGAGGCGTACCTGAAGTTCCCCTTCGACGTGCAGGAACGCTCCTACCGCTGGTGGGACAACACGCTCGGCGCGACGGTGACGCTCCACTACGAGGGCCGCAAGAAGATCCAGGGCTATGAGGGGCTGCGCTTCACGGCGAAGGTTCCGGCCACCAGGACCGGTACCCGGATGGTCCCCGGCGCCCTCGTCGACGAGCCGGACCGGCCGCAGGTGCTCGCCGAGGAGTGGTACGCCAACCACGGTCTCGAACTGGTCGTCGACCAGAGCACGGGACGCGTGCTCTACGCGCAGACCGGGCCCCGCCGGACCCTGCGGGCGCCCGGCGGCGACGAGGACGCGGCGGTGCTGCTCGACAGCCGGAAGCTCGCGTTCACCTCGGCGACGCAGAAGTTCGCGGTGGACCAGGCGGAGAAGGACAGCGGACTGCTGCGACTGGTGGGGCGGACGGTGCCGATCGGTACCGCCGTGCTCGGTTTCGTCCTCGCCGCGACGGGTGCCGTTTTGGTCGTGCGCGGCAGGCGGCGCCCCGATACGCCCGAGTCGTCCCAGGCCCCGATCACGATGTGA
- a CDS encoding IclR family transcriptional regulator has protein sequence MGRLVPAVTRALDILELFLDGDGTLSAPDIVRRLQLPRTTVHELVTTLAARGYIVQVQGQPGRYRLGVRPYQLGSRYAEQLDLAAEGQQVARSVAETCDETVHVAILEYTDVIYIAKVDSTHAVRMVSAAGRRLPAHCTSVGKMLLASLPDVELSARIPNDADLVGMTPNSITDPAALREALARIRERGLAVENRESNPDVSCVAAPVRDRTGKVVAALSISVPMIRWSDERRIELEQLAVKGAAELSERLGHRSVA, from the coding sequence GTGGGACGCCTAGTACCAGCCGTGACCCGGGCGCTCGACATATTGGAGCTCTTCCTGGACGGGGACGGCACGCTGTCCGCCCCCGACATCGTGCGCCGACTCCAGTTGCCCCGCACCACCGTGCACGAGCTGGTCACCACGCTCGCCGCCCGGGGATACATCGTCCAGGTGCAGGGCCAGCCGGGGCGCTACCGCCTCGGCGTCCGCCCGTACCAGCTCGGCAGCCGCTACGCCGAGCAGCTGGACCTCGCCGCCGAGGGCCAGCAGGTGGCCCGGTCCGTCGCCGAGACCTGCGACGAGACGGTGCACGTGGCGATCCTGGAGTACACGGACGTCATCTACATCGCCAAGGTCGACTCCACCCACGCCGTGCGCATGGTCTCCGCCGCGGGCCGCCGCCTCCCGGCGCACTGCACCTCCGTCGGCAAGATGCTCCTCGCCTCCCTTCCCGACGTCGAGCTGTCCGCCCGCATCCCGAACGACGCCGACCTGGTCGGCATGACTCCCAACAGCATCACCGACCCGGCCGCGCTGCGCGAGGCCCTGGCCCGGATCCGTGAGCGGGGTCTCGCCGTGGAGAACCGCGAATCCAACCCGGATGTCTCCTGCGTCGCCGCGCCGGTCCGCGACCGCACCGGCAAGGTCGTCGCCGCGCTCTCCATCTCCGTCCCCATGATCCGCTGGAGCGACGAGCGCCGGATCGAGCTGGAGCAGCTCGCCGTCAAGGGTGCCGCGGAGCTGTCCGAGCGCCTCGGCCACCGGAGCGTGGCATGA